The Salvia splendens isolate huo1 chromosome 21, SspV2, whole genome shotgun sequence genome includes a window with the following:
- the LOC121784281 gene encoding TIR-only protein-like, with amino-acid sequence MNLVKKKQLTDRIMSPYDVFINHRGTDTKRTVATLLYDHLFRLRIRPFLDNKSMKAGDKLFDKIDKAIGGCKVGVAVFSPRYCDSYFCLHELALMMDLKRKVIPIFCDVKPSQLRLVDDGTMSPEEVTRFRSALEEAKHTVGLDFDSHKGNWSDVVKNAANIVIESLAEIEYDELLLRNNNLSVYKTPAFA; translated from the exons ATGAACTTAGTGAAGAAGAAGCAACTTACAGATAGAATCATGTCGCCGTACGACGTGTTCATAAACCACAGGGGTACGGACACCAAGCGCACCGTGGCGACGCTGCTATACGACCACCTTTTCCGGCTTAGGATCCGTCCATTTCTCGACAACAAGAGCATGAAGGCGGGGGACAAGCTATTCGACAAGATTGACAAGGCCATAGGAGGCTGCAAGGTCGGTGTGGCCGTCTTCTCGCCGCGCTACTGCGACTCCTACTTTTGTTTGCACGAGCTCGCGCTCATGATGGACCTTAAAAGGAAGGTCATCCCCATCTTCTGCGACGTCAAGCCCTCGCAGCTCCGCCTCGTTGACGACGGGACCATGTCACCTGAGGAGGTGACGAGGTTCCGCTCGGCCTTGGAGGAGGCCAAGCACACCGTCGGCCTCGACTTCGATTCTCATAAAGG TAACTGGTCGGACGTGGTGAAAAATGCAGCCAACATTGTGATAGAGAGCCTCGCAGAAATTGAATACGATGAGCTCCTCCTTCGCAATAACAATCTCTCTGTTTACAAAACCCCAGCTTTTGCATAA